A single Anatilimnocola floriformis DNA region contains:
- a CDS encoding protocatechuate 3,4-dioxygenase, translated as MNLDLFSSRRRFLAQSAFAAAMFATPGAFAAELQPTAGMMEGPFYPDKLPLDTDNDLLIINDAITPAVGEITHLQGTIVDSSGEPIRNAFIEIWQVDNSGAYLHSGTDNSAKRDKNFQGYGRFLTDSKGGYYFRTIKPVAYPGRTPHIHVGVSRGGKRVFTSQLFIDGHAGNARDGLYRSLDAAGQKSVTTAFTPIKGSKFGELLANFDIVLGRTATEPEAADALKGVGKSDRDSGGGRRGPGPGGPGGQGPGGPGGPGPGGPGGPPRRQ; from the coding sequence ATGAATCTCGATCTCTTTTCCTCGCGGCGGCGTTTTTTGGCTCAGTCGGCGTTTGCGGCGGCGATGTTTGCCACGCCCGGGGCGTTTGCTGCCGAGTTGCAACCCACGGCAGGAATGATGGAAGGGCCCTTCTATCCCGATAAGCTGCCCCTCGACACCGACAACGATCTGCTGATTATCAACGATGCCATCACCCCGGCCGTCGGTGAGATCACGCACCTGCAGGGGACGATTGTCGATTCGTCGGGCGAGCCGATTCGCAACGCGTTCATTGAAATCTGGCAGGTCGACAACAGCGGCGCTTATCTCCACTCCGGCACCGATAACTCCGCCAAACGCGATAAGAACTTTCAGGGTTACGGCCGCTTTCTGACCGACAGCAAAGGTGGCTACTACTTCCGCACGATCAAGCCGGTCGCCTATCCAGGCCGCACCCCGCACATTCACGTCGGCGTGAGCCGCGGCGGCAAACGGGTCTTTACCTCGCAGCTCTTTATCGACGGTCATGCCGGAAACGCCCGCGATGGTTTGTATCGCAGTCTGGATGCTGCCGGCCAGAAGTCGGTGACTACGGCGTTTACGCCGATCAAGGGTTCGAAATTCGGTGAACTGCTGGCCAATTTCGATATCGTGCTTGGTCGCACCGCGACCGAACCGGAAGCAGCCGACGCGCTGAAGGGCGTGGGCAAATCGGATCGCGACAGCGGCGGTGGTCGTCGCGGTCCTGGACCGGGTGGCCCCGGCGGACAAGGCCCAGGTGGACCTGGTGGTCCTGGCCCTGGCGGCCCCGGTGGTCCGCCGCGCCGGCAGTAA
- a CDS encoding beta-ketoacyl-[acyl-carrier-protein] synthase family protein has translation MKREAVITGIGMVSPIGIGRDAFWAALEAGQSGIQLVPALADAREVPLRLAGLFTDFDAKQYVQPRKTIKVMCREIQAAYAAAIIAMQDAALIKDQFDPQRMGVVLGSEMFYGDMDELLDTYRHSMHDGVFDAGDWTPNAMKDLFPLWMLKYLPNMPACHIGIVNDARGPNNTIVQGGTSSLLAIQEAAMVIERGHADVMLTGGSGARVTFSGALFRGWKHLSTWQGPPAEALKPFDRRRDGSLYGEGAGLLVVESREHAERRGAKILARIAGFASRNEPGTCGRVVTGAAIRSSINASLKSAGLSKSDIGHVNANAGGLIDGDQIEAQAIHAELGNIPVTAPKSYFGDLGGSSGAVELIASVLALQHGRVPRTLNYQEADPACPVNVVRDQSLAVEKKSALILSQNEFGGAAAMVLAGE, from the coding sequence ATGAAACGCGAAGCGGTGATCACGGGCATCGGGATGGTGAGCCCGATTGGCATTGGTCGGGATGCGTTCTGGGCTGCGCTCGAAGCAGGTCAGAGCGGCATTCAACTCGTTCCGGCGCTCGCCGATGCTCGCGAGGTTCCGCTCCGCCTCGCTGGTCTCTTTACCGACTTCGACGCCAAGCAATACGTGCAGCCGCGGAAGACCATCAAGGTGATGTGCCGCGAGATTCAAGCGGCTTATGCGGCGGCCATCATCGCCATGCAGGATGCCGCGCTCATCAAGGATCAGTTCGATCCGCAGCGGATGGGCGTCGTTCTCGGCAGCGAAATGTTCTACGGCGACATGGATGAGCTGCTCGACACCTATCGGCACTCGATGCACGACGGCGTGTTCGACGCGGGCGATTGGACGCCGAACGCGATGAAGGACTTGTTTCCCCTCTGGATGCTCAAGTACCTGCCGAACATGCCGGCCTGCCACATCGGCATCGTCAACGACGCCCGCGGTCCGAACAATACAATCGTGCAGGGCGGCACGTCGAGCCTGCTGGCCATTCAAGAAGCGGCGATGGTCATCGAACGCGGCCATGCCGACGTGATGCTCACCGGTGGCAGTGGCGCCCGTGTTACCTTCAGTGGCGCACTGTTCCGCGGCTGGAAACATCTCAGCACATGGCAGGGACCACCAGCGGAAGCCCTCAAGCCGTTCGACCGCCGTCGTGACGGCAGCTTGTACGGCGAAGGAGCCGGCCTGCTTGTGGTCGAGAGTCGCGAGCACGCCGAGCGCCGCGGTGCAAAGATTCTGGCCCGCATTGCCGGCTTTGCGAGTCGCAACGAACCAGGCACCTGCGGTCGAGTGGTGACAGGCGCTGCCATTCGTTCGTCAATCAATGCCTCGCTGAAATCGGCTGGCTTGTCGAAGAGTGATATCGGCCATGTGAATGCAAACGCCGGCGGCCTGATCGATGGCGACCAGATCGAAGCCCAGGCAATTCACGCGGAACTGGGCAATATTCCCGTTACCGCGCCGAAGAGTTACTTCGGCGATCTCGGCGGCAGCAGCGGCGCGGTGGAATTGATCGCCAGCGTTCTCGCCCTGCAGCATGGCCGGGTGCCGCGAACGCTCAATTATCAAGAGGCCGATCCCGCTTGCCCGGTGAACGTCGTGCGCGATCAATCGCTGGCGGTGGAGAAGAAGTCTGCCCTGATTCTCAGCCAGAATGAATTCGGCGGCGCAGCGGCCATGGTCCTCGCCGGCGAATAA
- a CDS encoding response regulator has protein sequence MSNDKPVRVWLVEDNERFRRTLRRSMETLAGIDCSADFPSLEAAFAQLEQPAKPDVILLDIGLPGVSGIAGLPKLKQLAPAAKVVILTVFDDHERVFQAVCAGADGYLLKTSSINRVEEAVREVAAGGASMNPDIARKVLDALTNQRKKPADEELSEREQEVLRLVVEGLTKKGIAGKLDLSTHTVDSHLRNIYQKLHVNNRSAAVAAAMRDGLV, from the coding sequence ATGAGCAATGACAAACCAGTTCGCGTTTGGCTCGTCGAAGACAACGAGCGATTTCGCCGCACCCTCCGGCGTTCGATGGAAACTCTGGCCGGCATCGATTGCTCGGCCGATTTCCCGAGCCTGGAAGCGGCCTTCGCGCAGCTGGAGCAACCAGCCAAGCCCGACGTCATCTTGCTCGACATCGGTCTGCCCGGCGTGAGTGGCATCGCTGGTTTGCCGAAGCTGAAGCAGCTTGCGCCGGCGGCGAAAGTAGTGATCCTCACCGTATTCGACGATCACGAGCGCGTCTTTCAAGCCGTCTGTGCTGGCGCCGACGGTTATTTGCTGAAAACCTCTTCGATCAACCGGGTGGAAGAAGCGGTTCGCGAAGTAGCGGCCGGCGGCGCATCGATGAACCCCGACATCGCCCGCAAAGTGCTCGATGCCCTGACGAATCAGCGCAAGAAGCCTGCCGACGAAGAGCTCAGCGAACGCGAGCAAGAAGTGCTGCGGCTCGTCGTGGAAGGGTTAACCAAGAAGGGAATCGCGGGCAAGCTCGACCTGAGCACGCATACCGTCGATTCGCACTTGCGCAACATCTATCAGAAGTTGCACGTCAACAACCGTTCGGCCGCGGTGGCGGCGGCCATGCGCGATGGCTTGGTGTGA
- a CDS encoding sensor histidine kinase — translation MRVTCSKLASYDGNWFFALSELMVIGQNRNLACWRPVASSGAIETDLRWSATYLVDAISALPSPSGLTVSPTDGYLSAPHEKVDEPAWLEIDLGEVLPIDEVRMYPARPQDQPDAPGWGFPSSFVLELLRGKDDPEPQPIYDFSRGELRHWLHSALVVPVGSRAYFSPSPPSLHATDPRTELPVDPISARYVRLRVVRHDTRSQPYVLALAEVEVYAGGKNVAAGKPVTASSVDRDHGKRWGLAYATDGFDSRRELIELPEWLSLIEERRTLELRSRDIQSEVAKLAEMIWQRFLLGSGSLLAVVVGTAGAYHFRLRLAHRQQTARLRTQIASDLHDDIGSNLGTIALLCESLASQPLSSEQVETVREIREIAVETGDAMRDIIWIMGPRETSLQDFIVRLRQIAPRLLPQQEFELQCADNLPAQRVSLVWRRNVFLSLKELLHNIAKHAGAQEVKMAIGVERKTLVIDLSDDGRGFGESPNRGGGLGLQSVRRRLEELGGALEVTSAAGDSAAFQLRVPLK, via the coding sequence GTGCGTGTCACATGCTCCAAGCTCGCCTCGTACGACGGCAATTGGTTTTTCGCACTGAGCGAGCTGATGGTGATCGGGCAGAATCGCAACCTGGCCTGTTGGCGGCCGGTCGCTTCATCAGGTGCGATCGAAACCGATCTGCGGTGGAGTGCGACCTATCTTGTCGATGCAATTTCCGCGCTGCCGAGTCCCAGCGGTTTGACGGTCAGCCCGACCGATGGTTATTTGTCGGCGCCGCACGAAAAGGTGGATGAACCGGCCTGGCTGGAGATCGACCTGGGCGAAGTGTTGCCGATCGATGAAGTGCGAATGTATCCCGCCCGGCCGCAGGATCAGCCCGATGCACCGGGCTGGGGATTTCCGTCGAGCTTTGTGCTGGAACTGCTGCGAGGAAAGGACGATCCCGAACCGCAGCCGATCTATGATTTTTCGCGCGGCGAGTTGCGACATTGGTTGCACAGCGCGCTCGTGGTGCCGGTTGGATCACGGGCTTATTTTTCGCCGAGTCCGCCCAGCCTGCATGCCACAGATCCTCGCACCGAGTTGCCGGTGGACCCGATATCGGCTCGCTATGTTCGGCTGCGTGTGGTGCGTCACGATACCCGTAGCCAGCCTTATGTGCTCGCGCTAGCCGAGGTGGAAGTGTATGCGGGCGGCAAGAACGTTGCGGCGGGGAAACCGGTGACGGCGAGCAGCGTCGATCGTGACCACGGCAAGCGGTGGGGATTGGCCTATGCAACCGATGGCTTCGACAGTCGGCGGGAATTGATCGAGCTACCGGAATGGCTGTCGCTAATCGAAGAACGTCGCACCCTGGAATTGCGCTCGCGCGACATTCAAAGCGAAGTCGCAAAACTTGCGGAAATGATCTGGCAACGTTTTCTGCTCGGCAGTGGTTCGTTGCTCGCGGTGGTCGTGGGTACGGCGGGCGCTTATCACTTTCGCTTGCGACTCGCCCACCGCCAACAAACCGCTCGGCTGCGCACGCAGATCGCGAGCGACCTGCATGACGACATCGGCAGCAATCTGGGAACGATCGCACTCCTGTGCGAGTCGCTCGCCAGTCAGCCGCTGTCTTCTGAGCAAGTTGAAACGGTGCGGGAGATTCGCGAAATTGCCGTGGAAACCGGCGATGCGATGCGCGACATCATTTGGATCATGGGGCCACGCGAAACGAGTCTGCAGGACTTCATCGTGCGGTTGCGGCAAATCGCGCCGCGGTTGCTGCCGCAGCAAGAGTTCGAATTGCAATGTGCCGACAACTTGCCGGCGCAGCGTGTGTCGCTCGTCTGGCGGCGAAATGTCTTTTTGTCGCTCAAGGAATTGCTGCACAATATCGCCAAGCATGCTGGTGCTCAGGAAGTGAAGATGGCAATCGGGGTTGAGCGAAAGACGCTCGTCATCGATCTCAGCGACGATGGACGCGGCTTTGGTGAGTCGCCGAATCGCGGCGGCGGGCTGGGGCTGCAAAGCGTGCGGCGACGACTCGAGGAACTCGGTGGCGCGCTGGAGGTGACTTCGGCCGCTGGCGACAGCGCGGCCTTTCAATTGCGCGTGCCGCTAAAGTGA
- a CDS encoding DUF1559 domain-containing protein, whose translation MHRSSPCRRGFTLVELLVVIAIIGVLVALLLPAVQAAREAARRAQCSNNIKQMGLALHNHHDTRGALPGNGFFAGTAGLAFHVHILPYIEQTSLYEKFAIQESYNSATNQANKNGMPKFYRCPSQIMLKATGADAGWDCVGYVGNMGPHGNIPGTTSPYEWTSNASTGGYSKQGVLGPGAGVSFREITDGTSNTIMVGELSWGKAANATFYRGWNRGCGNDSSTYGCTSCKNIANSINNQATVNAGTDVAMGSHHPGGAQFGIVDGSTRFITESVDLTVLYSSSSRDGGEVRVFE comes from the coding sequence ATGCATCGGTCCTCTCCCTGCCGTCGCGGTTTTACACTCGTCGAGTTGCTGGTCGTGATCGCCATTATCGGTGTGCTCGTCGCGTTGCTTCTGCCAGCGGTGCAAGCCGCTCGCGAAGCGGCCCGTCGTGCTCAATGCTCCAACAATATCAAGCAGATGGGCCTGGCTCTGCACAATCATCACGACACCCGCGGCGCACTCCCCGGCAATGGTTTCTTTGCAGGCACGGCTGGCCTTGCGTTTCACGTGCACATTTTGCCATACATCGAGCAGACCTCGCTGTATGAGAAGTTCGCGATTCAAGAGAGCTATAACAGCGCGACGAACCAAGCGAACAAGAACGGGATGCCGAAGTTTTATCGCTGCCCCAGCCAGATCATGTTGAAAGCGACCGGCGCCGATGCGGGTTGGGACTGCGTGGGCTACGTCGGCAACATGGGGCCGCACGGCAATATTCCGGGCACGACTTCGCCCTATGAGTGGACTTCGAATGCCTCCACGGGTGGTTACTCGAAACAAGGCGTGCTCGGGCCGGGCGCGGGTGTGTCGTTCCGTGAAATTACCGATGGCACGAGCAATACGATCATGGTCGGCGAACTGTCGTGGGGGAAAGCTGCCAACGCTACGTTCTATCGTGGTTGGAATCGCGGCTGCGGAAACGACTCCAGCACGTATGGCTGCACCAGTTGCAAGAACATCGCCAACAGCATCAACAATCAGGCCACGGTGAATGCCGGCACCGATGTCGCCATGGGAAGCCATCACCCGGGCGGCGCTCAGTTCGGCATCGTCGATGGCAGCACGCGGTTCATCACCGAGAGCGTTGACCTCACCGTGCTCTACAGCAGCTCGAGCCGCGACGGCGGTGAAGTGCGGGTCTTCGAATAA
- a CDS encoding endonuclease V, whose product MTANPLRQSRVVTSMIAALDVQYADEKQQATAAAVVFREWSAASSIAEHTILCEHVQPYVPGEFFRRELPCLLAVLKETQSPLEAILIDGFVDLGDRPGLGRHLWDALANQTPIIGVAKTAFHGAAPVSILRGESQSPLFITTVGIEAALAAAYIRQMAGPYRIPDLLRRVDQLARQPNPTPQ is encoded by the coding sequence ATAACAGCGAACCCACTGCGTCAATCGCGCGTCGTTACCAGCATGATCGCTGCCCTTGACGTTCAGTACGCGGATGAAAAACAGCAAGCCACGGCTGCTGCCGTGGTCTTTCGCGAATGGTCCGCAGCTTCGTCGATCGCAGAACACACCATTCTTTGCGAGCACGTGCAGCCGTACGTTCCTGGCGAATTTTTCCGCCGCGAGTTGCCTTGCTTGCTCGCGGTGCTGAAAGAAACTCAATCGCCGCTGGAAGCCATCCTGATTGACGGCTTCGTCGATCTGGGCGACCGCCCTGGATTGGGCCGGCATCTGTGGGATGCACTTGCCAACCAGACACCAATCATCGGCGTGGCAAAAACGGCCTTCCATGGCGCCGCGCCGGTTTCGATTCTCCGCGGCGAAAGTCAGTCGCCGCTGTTCATCACGACTGTCGGCATCGAAGCTGCTCTGGCGGCTGCATACATTCGGCAGATGGCCGGTCCCTATCGCATTCCTGATCTGCTGCGCCGCGTCGATCAACTCGCGCGGCAACCAAATCCAACTCCCCAGTAA
- a CDS encoding M24 family metallopeptidase, whose amino-acid sequence MPNIPAIQAALREFGFDAWLLGDFRGSNILARRILGIPDDTMGSRRWHYLIPASGEPRKLVHRIESAMLDHLPGDKTIYLKWQEWDAGVTQLASQGKRIAMEYSPRNCNPYISRVDAGTLEVVRAAGAEVVSSGNLIQLFEATWDDDQWRMHLEAAKHTNSAYDRAWQFIASEVRSHGSVRETAVQQLIMDHFAEHGLTTYHPPIVGANAHSGDPHFETCAATDVAIREGDFVLIDLWAKLNQPRAVYSDLTRVGFVGTTVPEKYEKIFQIVAAARDAAIAKVHDHVGRRDPLAGWQVDAAAREVITAAGYGDYFVHRLGHSIGQEVHGNGANMDGLETREDRLVLPRCCFSIEPGIYLPEFGVRSEVDVFVDANYQVHVTGGELQTSVVPILR is encoded by the coding sequence ATGCCCAATATTCCCGCAATCCAAGCCGCACTTCGCGAGTTTGGTTTCGACGCTTGGTTGCTCGGCGATTTTCGCGGCAGCAACATTCTCGCGCGGCGGATCCTGGGCATTCCCGATGACACGATGGGCTCTCGCCGCTGGCATTATCTCATCCCGGCCAGCGGTGAACCTCGCAAGCTCGTGCATCGCATCGAATCGGCGATGCTCGATCATCTGCCGGGCGATAAAACCATCTATCTGAAATGGCAGGAGTGGGACGCCGGTGTCACGCAGCTCGCGTCGCAGGGCAAACGGATTGCGATGGAGTATTCGCCTCGCAATTGCAATCCGTACATATCGCGAGTCGATGCCGGCACGCTCGAAGTAGTCCGTGCTGCCGGCGCCGAAGTCGTTTCCTCCGGCAATCTCATCCAGCTCTTCGAAGCCACCTGGGACGACGATCAATGGCGCATGCATCTCGAAGCGGCAAAGCATACCAACAGCGCCTACGACCGCGCGTGGCAATTCATCGCCAGTGAAGTGCGCTCGCACGGCAGCGTGCGTGAGACTGCCGTCCAACAGCTCATCATGGATCACTTCGCCGAGCACGGGTTGACGACCTATCATCCGCCGATCGTCGGCGCGAACGCTCACAGCGGCGATCCTCACTTCGAAACGTGCGCGGCCACCGATGTTGCGATTCGCGAGGGTGATTTCGTCTTGATCGATCTCTGGGCGAAGCTGAATCAGCCACGGGCTGTGTATAGCGATCTTACGCGAGTTGGTTTTGTCGGAACCACGGTGCCCGAGAAGTACGAGAAGATTTTTCAAATCGTCGCCGCTGCTCGCGATGCTGCGATCGCCAAGGTTCACGATCACGTCGGTCGCCGCGACCCTCTCGCTGGTTGGCAGGTCGATGCTGCCGCCCGCGAAGTTATCACTGCCGCCGGCTATGGTGACTATTTCGTTCACCGCCTCGGCCACAGTATCGGCCAGGAAGTTCACGGCAACGGCGCGAATATGGACGGCCTGGAAACGCGCGAGGACCGCCTGGTCCTGCCGCGCTGTTGCTTCTCGATTGAACCCGGCATTTACCTGCCCGAGTTCGGCGTCCGCAGCGAAGTCGATGTCTTTGTCGACGCCAACTACCAGGTGCACGTCACCGGCGGTGAGCTGCAAACCAGCGTGGTGCCAATTCTGCGATAA
- a CDS encoding DUF4340 domain-containing protein, translating into MNEQNRTIIHVAIAAVVGLLVAYEVGSNLGGTDTPGPKVGATLFPDFKDPLAAQSLKIVKFDEKLGQMQEFEVAEVKGRWAIPSQSNYPADAKDRLRDVASTLIDLKSIGVASEVAEDHQLYGVVEPVKGQTKAGDQGVGELVLVRDKKGDDIFKLIVGKKAAAEGDTGTSVQRFVRKPGEDVVWVADIDMTKLPVEFDQWIEKDLLQLNALDVSKVTLKDYNVLSPQGDGRYGIFPRMEAAVAWNPELGIWKLEQLQRYAQGKAVPDGVTEQEELNKTKLDELKTALDDLKIVNVKRKPAGIDSTLTISQELMNNRDGLVSLQELGFFPTGEKDGKLEIASANGEVIIDMKDGVQYVLRFGNVSSDEASVVKGQLNRYLFVSAQLAPDVLTTPTLQPEPAGPEAPKPAENKSGGGGADQAEEPKVDGPKDPPPATTVQDPPKTDTPKPGPPPMVDPAQAAIDKIRKENRRKMEEWEDRKKKATGRVNELNARFADWYYVISEDVYKKVHLSRADIIKEASGAKDEGYGIDAFRKLETDGIKQIIPSNPGGGPGAPGMGGPGGFNPAGMRGFAP; encoded by the coding sequence ATGAACGAACAAAATCGCACGATCATTCATGTTGCCATTGCCGCAGTGGTCGGCCTGTTGGTGGCCTATGAGGTGGGAAGCAACCTTGGCGGCACCGACACACCGGGGCCAAAGGTTGGCGCGACTCTTTTCCCCGACTTCAAAGATCCCCTTGCAGCCCAAAGCCTGAAGATCGTGAAGTTCGATGAGAAGCTCGGCCAAATGCAAGAATTCGAAGTGGCTGAAGTTAAAGGCCGCTGGGCAATCCCCTCGCAATCGAACTACCCCGCCGATGCGAAAGATCGGCTCCGAGATGTCGCTTCCACTCTCATCGATCTCAAGTCGATCGGCGTGGCGAGCGAAGTTGCTGAAGACCATCAACTGTACGGCGTGGTGGAGCCGGTGAAGGGACAGACCAAGGCTGGTGACCAAGGCGTTGGTGAGCTGGTTCTGGTGCGTGATAAGAAGGGTGACGACATCTTCAAGCTGATCGTCGGCAAAAAGGCCGCCGCCGAAGGTGACACGGGAACTTCGGTTCAGCGGTTTGTCCGCAAGCCAGGCGAAGACGTGGTCTGGGTGGCCGATATCGACATGACGAAGCTCCCCGTAGAGTTCGATCAGTGGATCGAAAAGGATCTGCTGCAGCTCAACGCTCTCGACGTCAGCAAGGTGACGCTCAAGGACTACAACGTCCTTTCGCCGCAAGGTGACGGCCGCTACGGCATCTTCCCACGCATGGAAGCTGCCGTTGCCTGGAACCCCGAGCTCGGCATCTGGAAGCTCGAACAACTTCAGCGCTACGCCCAAGGCAAAGCCGTTCCCGATGGTGTGACAGAGCAAGAAGAGCTCAACAAGACGAAGCTCGATGAACTAAAGACCGCCCTCGACGATCTGAAAATCGTCAACGTCAAGCGCAAGCCCGCCGGCATCGACAGCACCCTGACGATCAGTCAGGAGCTGATGAACAACCGCGACGGCTTGGTCTCTCTGCAAGAGCTCGGCTTTTTCCCGACCGGCGAAAAAGACGGCAAGCTGGAGATCGCGTCCGCCAATGGCGAAGTCATCATCGACATGAAGGACGGCGTGCAATACGTCCTCCGCTTCGGCAATGTCTCCAGCGATGAAGCCAGCGTGGTGAAGGGGCAACTCAACCGTTATTTGTTCGTCAGTGCTCAGCTGGCCCCGGACGTTCTCACCACACCGACGCTGCAACCCGAACCTGCCGGACCAGAAGCACCCAAGCCAGCCGAAAACAAGTCGGGTGGTGGCGGTGCAGACCAGGCCGAAGAGCCCAAAGTTGACGGCCCGAAAGATCCGCCGCCCGCAACGACGGTGCAAGATCCGCCGAAGACGGATACTCCCAAGCCGGGCCCGCCGCCGATGGTCGATCCGGCTCAAGCCGCCATCGACAAGATCCGCAAGGAAAACCGCCGCAAGATGGAAGAGTGGGAAGATCGCAAGAAGAAGGCGACCGGCCGCGTTAACGAACTCAATGCTCGTTTCGCCGATTGGTATTACGTCATCTCGGAAGATGTGTACAAGAAGGTCCACCTCAGCCGGGCCGACATCATCAAGGAAGCCAGCGGTGCGAAGGACGAAGGCTACGGCATCGACGCCTTCCGCAAGCTCGAGACCGACGGCATTAAGCAGATCATTCCGAGCAACCCCGGCGGCGGTCCTGGTGCCCCTGGCATGGGCGGTCCCGGCGGTTTCAATCCAGCTGGCATGCGGGGCTTTGCTCCTTAG